Below is a window of Malus domestica chromosome 13, GDT2T_hap1 DNA.
ATCCATCAACTTCATCGATTGTTCGTTCATATCATCATCAAAAGTATACTTACActgttacacatatatgcaaataattaattccaacaaataactaaaaatttcacaaacatAATTATTGATCCATCAACAATATAGTTACTAATAGTTCATCCATCACAACCTTCTTCACATTCCCAGGCACATcttcccaaaaatgccacttaaCAGTGGGAGAATTATTCCCCATGGCTACAGCAATCACATGCTCAAACTCAAAATGATCCCTCAAATCATGCGGGTTGGCATCACTCACACtctcatccttatttttatcCGCCAACCCAGCATGAAAGGAGAACAGAATTGTGAAGAAAAATGACAGCAGAAGCGCATATTTATAGGAAAGTTTGGATCTTTGAGCGACGAAGGCTTTGTCACACAAACATCTGTATTAAATGCTGTATTGATTCCTCTGATTCACATGCAGTAAATGGTCAAAACTGACAGGAACTTGCGCGACGAATAATTGGTTGTGCAAAGGCCCCCttttcgtcgcgcaagtttTTCGTGCCAAAAAAATTTACCTTGTGTTTTCTTTCTAACTTTACGCGACAACGATGGTTTGTTGTTGCGCTTAGTATTCTTGAGAGACAAATATTTTCGTCCCACAATTTTTTCTTGTCCTATCCTTTCTGTTTTGCCTGACGAATTTGTTTTTCCGTCATGCAAGTACATCTTGTGCGACGAAAAAAATTTCGTCGCACAAAATATCGCCTtaagctatttttttttctaatagtgttaggttgcccattgtggCTTAGCCGAATTACACATCCCCtttagtataaaaaaaaatatcgttgtattaaaaaaaatatatatatatatataaacctcatatcaatcatattaTAACACTTGAATTAGTAAGACACCAATGACCTCACAAGGAATACAAAACATTATGTTAGTGATAATCATATGAAACCAAATGTTGTCAAATGCATGAGTAGATTGGTGCATTTGGTGTGGTGGGTAGGAAAACCTTTAAACTTAACAATAAAGGCAATCTGCTGTTGAATGTCGGACTGATTACAAATGCTTCCTTAGCTCTCAATAAACACCATGATAATTTTAAGGTTATTCATCATCAATATGAAATCATACCACTCGTGGAATATATTTAAGTGGAGAGAGTAATTGGGCTACGTATTATTGCTAATGGATTTATAGGCTGATATTATTGAAATTTGCACTTGCGCCCCCAAAAAGGGAGAGAAGACCAATGcaattataaatatttttcttcagtATCTACATGTATTGAAGGTGGACATCCTTGAAGCCATTAGATCAAATCTAACGGCCCGCGATTATCAGTTTTAAGCTATTAAATCAAAAGCCAACGGTCAATTGTGAAACAACCAATGTCTTAGATATAATATAAGATCTCTTACTACTTTtaagtcgttggatcaaattcaaCATCCAATCATGCAACGACACTCGGTTCCTAGGTACATCCAATTGTACATTCCTGACATAAGATTGTTTCTTTGGAGGCATGGGTTTGAACTCTGTTGACttcctaatctaacaaatctatcatttgacaaaCAAAAATTGTATGTTCCTAACATAAGATTGTTTCCTTGGAAGATATGTGGTGTAAAACTTTTGAGCATACAAGGCTACAAGTTAAATGTACTTTTTTGGTAGATGATTATGTAATTGATATTGTCAACACTTTAACCTAACAACAATTCATAATTGATATTTATAAGGCTACGAGTGCGCTTAAATATTTTTGATAGATGAATATGTAATTGATATTATCGATACTTTAACCTAACAGCGATTCATAATTTGATATTTATCACCTTCGAGAGATGTCGATATTCGTTTTGCTTTGACTTACAAGGTTACCGATGTATTATCAACGTTCAAAAGCCAAGACATGTCAACAACTGTCTTCAAAAGGACTAATAAGGAGAAGGGGGATTAAATAATGCACATGGCTTGCATGTGTAGTCTGGTGTTTGTATGCCAAATGAAATCAATGCCACCATGTGCTCTCTCTCCTCtgctcccttctctcctctgctctcttctcttctctctctctctctctctctcacgctTCGTTTTCGTTTTCAAACCCCTGCGTCTGTGAGTCGTATGCATACATTGACAGTATGAGCAACTGTTGTGGTGCATGTGGTCCtttttgaactatattattacAAGGGAGCTAGTTATCCTGCCCAATCAATCCAATTCAATCATCAAAAACCCTAATCCAATCCCACTGATAGCGATGAAACACAAACACCCGTGTGTGTGTTGAAGAAcccttcatctctctctctctctctctctctctggaggGACACGTGGAGAAGGATTGAGGGTGACACTACTAGCTAGCAAAGTGAGTGATGAAAGAAGTATGATTCTCTTCCATCCGATCTCTTCATCTCtcacttctcttttctctttgtaTAAAGAAATCAACATCAAATGTTGACGTTATTTAACTGTGATCGTAAAAATATAAGAGAATTGAAAGACAAAGTGATTTAGAGCGGAGAGAATCATAACCCGTAATAAAATGAGAGTTTTTGTCCAAAAACGTATTAACCAAAATACGTTACCCCTGTGAAGAGGGGCAGGTGAGCACAGAAGGGGGCACAGATAGAACCAGCAATCGCCCCCAAATCGGGACTAGTGTGCTCTTGTCCGGTGGGGACGACAAACGCACATGCATATATGTTGTAATTGAACCCATCACCTCCTTCCCAGTAATTTTATGTTGCTCCGGATTATCGCATGCTAATAAACTGTTAGATTTTAGTTTAACAAAATCAGAATATTTAATACTCTGAAACACCATAAAAATTCCGTCATTCTTCAATTCTTCTTCTCTCATATTATTTGTATTGACACTTTCGGcagcttttctttctttctttctacccCCATTCTTTTTACTTATCTACCCCCTACGGTCCTACTATAGCAAGCATTTTGCCCACTGAGATATGTGTATGACCAAAATCCCGTACGATATTCCATTCCATTATTCATTTTCCTAACATGTTTAAATTGCCCCTTCCCTCTTTCCTTCTTCTCCACAACATTCAAATAGGTCTTGTCATTTCTAAGTGGTTACAATGTGTGTGTCCCCAAACTTGCAAGTGATCAGTCATGTCAAAACTAACCCAATAGCTCCATAGAGTTCTATCCTTGCTACCTAAATGTTGTTGCAGCTTTCAgctaaaaccaattgacaacgAGTAGATGATGATTACATTATAACATGATATAAAAATAGATGATAAATGTGACAAACACAACGATATAACATGCGCGCGTCACCCAAACCATCCACATGTTGCTACATTGTGAGAGAATAATGGTATTTAAGACACAAACGAGACATCATAGCTCACATACTTTATAATACTAGTGGCATTATCAATGTATATAAAAATTTTCTATATGAGGATGCATTTTTGTGCGTCTAAATAGTATTTACTAAGATTGCTTAAAAGATTCTCTCCACAAATTGCCaattaaatttgaattgaattCTCAAATTCTTATACATACCGCTGAACTAAGAGAAAATTAGTCATACTCCATACCTTCAATAAAAAGATAGTAACACAATATTTGCTCTATTTTCTAGTTCAGAATTAGGCGCAAGTTATTTTGTACAATTTGAAGATTAAGATTATCATTTTCACAAAACTTTAGAGCtcatttgaaaatattttttaaaacgaCAAAAaatagttttggtgaaaatatttttgaaatcaatctttaataaaaaaaatcaagtgaATACTGAAAGAAGCTTAAGTGCTTCTTTCAAAATGCActtcaaatgtttttaaaacccaaaaatattttctttaaaagtaTCTCCAAACGAACACACTTACCTAAATTatccaataataataatacctataaaaataataataatttggttaTTCAATTGAAGATTTCTTCCATTTTTTCCATAGTGGTGTGGGTGGAAATAGAATTACTGGAAAATTAAAACGAGAAGAGCTAGACATCATGTATTTAACAGGATAAATGACAATTACTTGCACTGAgagccaaaaaagaaaaaaaaaggaggaaagaaaaaaaaaaagcattgatCGAGGAACCCATGGCAACATCCCAACCCCGTTCAATCAAGTGGAGCCGGAAGTTGAACCGGAGAGCAGCTGAGTGAGCCGGCTCATGGCTCGGACCTGCATCTCCAGAGCCGCGATGTAATCAGTCGCTTCTTCTAGAATCACCGGCAACGGCTGTTTCCGGCAACCGGGAACCAAACGGCCCAGAACCCGTACTTTCTTCTGCACGGCCGGCAAGCCCTTCCCTTTCAGCCGCTGAACACTGAACTTGGTCTTCCTGGGCCGGGTCGACCGGGTCCCCGACGCAGCGGCGGATCTCTGCCGTTTATGCTGGCGGAACTTGATTTTAAGGCGGCTGGTGAGAATGGCGCGGCTCCAGCGGGTCTTACCCTTAGCTGCGACGGCGAGTACTCTGTCGGCGGTCTCGCGAACGGCTCGGCCGCGTGGCGGAGTACAAGTGGAAGCGGAGGAGTTGGCGGCGGGGGCGGAGGAGTCGGGTGCGGGGTTAATGGAGACTTGGTTGAGGGCGTGGAGGAGCTTGGAGGAGTAGAGGTGCTGCTGTGCCTCGGACTTCCACTTGGTGTGGCTGTTGGCGGGTTCTTGGTGGTGGAGGTGGTCTTGTTTGGATtggattttcttcttctttttccttctagAAGGATCCCGGGCTCGTTCGGAGGTGGCTACGGGATTCGAAATCAGAGTCGACGCCATGGATTTTGATTCTCCCCTTAAATGGGGGGTTGAGGATTCGGAATCAAACGgaggaattggaattggaattggaatgGTATTTGACAGAGGATTTCGGTTTTCTGTTAATCCAATAgaggaatgagagagagagagagagagagagagaggagaacgGAACGGAGGTGGTTGGGGGTGGggagttggggggggggggggggggagagggaTGGAGAGAGTAGGGAGAGACAGAAAGAGGGTGGGGACTATTAAGAAGAGGAGGAACGGTGAGAGGAGGCTTATAAAGGAATCAAAAGATAGCACGCGTCATTTCTTTAAACGCACTGACTAGTTATTGTTGGGAAGTGTCGTTTCTTAGAtttattcttcctttttctttttccgaaTACCATTTTTACTACCGATATATACTCTAATCTACCATTAAGGAGGGGCGCCGGTTTAAACTCGGTAAGCAGTTAATTAAACAGAATAATCTTATTTATCAGAATAATCGATCACTTGCGAAATACGATAAAGCGTTCTAATAACCTTTCCCttcaaaattcattttcttGCATTATATAAAGTCTAACTAACTAAAGTAttcttctgaattttttttaacgaaCTGTTTCCTCAATACCATATGGGTAATAGACTAATGGTGAAATAGGATTgtgtaattatttaattttacttCTCTACATGTGAAAAGAAATATGACTAGATAAATAGTTTAAGTTAATAATAAAAGACATGacaaatgtttgaattttgtatTCAAACGCAACGAAATTTCTCTTATACATAAAAGTGCGTATCTTTATCTTAATTTGTCTACATGTGGTTTTATGCTGCTAAGTTTGATTAAACCACACTTTTAGTTCCAAATCAATCATAAATGACAAGCTAACTAAGATGGAAACAAAAGAACTCAAAAACTGTAAAAAATTAgtatcaattagttttaagttgaGTGCAGTAAGTTTATCATAAACCAACAAATTTGATCTTGTTATGCATTGCTATCAACCTTGCCCCTTCTTTGCTTAGGTCCAATTTTGTTCCTTTAAACCTATTAGGCTATAAACATGCCCTAAAATTTACTGAAAGTTGTATGGCATACCTAAATGACCTCCCTTTGACAAACAAAGTTTTGCCATTGTCCCTTTTGTGATCAAGCCCTTTACCTAAATTTAACATCTAAACTAGAAGAATACAAGTCACACAACTATGCTAACttgaataatttaattaattaattatcttcCTAATTAGTAGCTAAACTAAGCCAACACacaaaatccaaaacccaaGGAACATTTAAATTCAAGAAAAAGTGAGAAGTAataccaaaaattcaaaaaagaaTTAAGAGAAAAAACAAAGTTTGATTTAGTGACAAGTAACACTTGCCAATGAAAAGGAAGGccaccaaataaaataatttagaatTTGATTGAAGAGGAAACTTAACCCAACAAACGCCATCCAAAAAATTAATGATACACATGATGAAAGTATAGATTAAGGATTGAAGATTGAAGATTAAGATTAAGGGGGCATATAAATGTAACAATTTTATTGgctgggtggtggtggtgttggcTTCCACTAATTGACCAGGTCGGGGGGGTCCCACAtaaaatgttttgttttcattCCCTGCAATGATTTTCTGAATGGTGGTGATCCAGAAAAGAAATGATAAACAAAGGGGAAATCCATGTGCAATGTGGGTTGCTTTCTCTGGCACTTTTGGTATCCCTCCCAGGCCTTTGTATTTGTACCGAGAAATGCTAAGGGAGTCTAAAACGAAATTATTTATGAATTATTTGCATTTTATAGTTTACTATTAATTTTTGTATTAATATTATAAAGTATTACGAAAAAACACAAAGTATCAGAAAGTTAATTAAATATCTCATTTTTAAGAAAATCCCCCT
It encodes the following:
- the LOC103452670 gene encoding transcription factor bHLH147-like encodes the protein MASTLISNPVATSERARDPSRRKKKKKIQSKQDHLHHQEPANSHTKWKSEAQQHLYSSKLLHALNQVSINPAPDSSAPAANSSASTCTPPRGRAVRETADRVLAVAAKGKTRWSRAILTSRLKIKFRQHKRQRSAAASGTRSTRPRKTKFSVQRLKGKGLPAVQKKVRVLGRLVPGCRKQPLPVILEEATDYIAALEMQVRAMSRLTQLLSGSTSGST